The proteins below are encoded in one region of Micromonospora sp. DSM 45708:
- a CDS encoding HDIG domain-containing metalloprotein, translating to MTIDQRTAVPTDAQIRALHERHAPTEEAFHLVWTHCRIVCEVAEQLLERHDAGLDVALVRAGSLLHDIGVYRLHDAAGRFDRANYVRHGVLGHALLREAGLPETLGRFCSRHTGVGITREDVLRQRLPLPVADWTPVTGEEVLVMYADKFHSKTTPPTFVSATSYSAAVRRFGADKVARFAALVERFGEPDLAVLARRHGHPAG from the coding sequence ATGACCATCGACCAGCGGACCGCCGTACCGACGGACGCGCAGATCCGGGCGTTGCACGAGCGGCACGCGCCGACGGAGGAAGCGTTCCACCTCGTCTGGACGCACTGCCGGATCGTGTGCGAGGTGGCGGAGCAACTGCTGGAGCGGCACGACGCGGGCCTGGACGTCGCCCTGGTGCGGGCCGGCAGCCTGCTGCACGACATCGGCGTCTACCGCCTCCACGACGCCGCCGGCCGGTTCGACCGGGCGAACTACGTCCGGCACGGCGTGCTGGGCCACGCGTTGCTGCGGGAGGCGGGTCTGCCCGAGACGCTCGGCCGGTTCTGCTCCCGGCACACCGGGGTGGGGATCACCCGCGAGGACGTGCTCCGGCAGCGGCTCCCGCTCCCGGTCGCGGACTGGACACCGGTCACCGGCGAGGAGGTGCTGGTGATGTACGCGGACAAGTTCCACAGCAAGACGACCCCGCCGACGTTCGTCTCCGCCACCTCGTACTCGGCAGCCGTACGGCGCTTCGGCGCGGACAAGGTCGCCCGGTTCGCGGCGCTCGTCGAGCGGTTCGGCGAGCCGGACCTGGCGGTGCTCGCCCGCCGGCACGGGCACCCGGCCGGCTAG
- a CDS encoding LVIVD repeat-containing protein, giving the protein MSRVRTVSLAAAGLLLAGVVAAPPSSAQELPRAQAAPATADNVVPGVDEISSSPNLRQVANLPKQAPFDTTAALGTDIAFQGRYAFVGNYDGFVIYDVSRPSRPSIVSQVLCPGSQNDISVSGDLLFVSTDSSRTDDSCASTAQPASVKESWEGIKIFDIRDKRNPRYIKSVETACGSHTHTLVPGKDRRDVYLYVSSYSPRAEFPDCQPPHDSISIVKVPVKSPTSASVVATPNLFPDGGYPGIPGEKSATTGCHDITAYPSKDLAAGACMGDGILLDIKNREAPRVIERVTDTENFAFWHSATFNNAGTKVVFTDELGGGGAATCNEVVGPNRGADAIYDITGRGDARKLAFRSYYKIPRVNADTENCVAHNGSLIPVPGRDIMVQAWYQGGISVWDFTDSRTPKEIAYWERGPLDATQLRTGGSWSAYWYNGHIYSSDIQKGLDVLELRDPRTWLAQLVRVPELNAQTQAGYLSW; this is encoded by the coding sequence ATGTCCCGTGTCCGTACCGTCAGCCTCGCCGCCGCCGGCCTGCTGCTCGCCGGCGTGGTCGCCGCGCCGCCGAGCAGCGCCCAGGAACTCCCCCGCGCCCAGGCGGCGCCGGCCACCGCGGACAACGTCGTCCCCGGTGTCGACGAGATCTCCAGCAGCCCCAACCTGCGCCAGGTGGCCAACCTGCCGAAGCAGGCGCCGTTCGACACCACTGCCGCCCTGGGCACCGACATCGCCTTCCAGGGCCGGTACGCGTTCGTCGGCAACTACGACGGCTTCGTCATCTACGACGTGTCGCGGCCGAGCCGGCCGTCGATCGTGTCGCAGGTGCTCTGCCCCGGCTCGCAGAACGACATCTCGGTCAGCGGCGACCTGCTGTTCGTGTCGACCGACTCGTCCCGCACCGACGACTCGTGCGCCAGCACCGCCCAGCCCGCCTCCGTGAAGGAGTCCTGGGAGGGCATCAAGATCTTCGACATCCGCGACAAGCGCAACCCGCGCTACATCAAGTCGGTGGAGACGGCGTGCGGCTCGCACACCCACACGCTGGTGCCCGGCAAGGACCGGCGCGACGTCTACCTGTACGTCTCGTCGTACAGCCCCCGGGCCGAGTTCCCCGACTGCCAGCCGCCGCACGACTCCATCTCCATCGTCAAGGTGCCGGTGAAGAGTCCCACCTCGGCCTCGGTGGTCGCCACGCCGAACCTCTTCCCGGACGGCGGCTACCCGGGCATCCCGGGCGAGAAGTCCGCCACCACCGGATGCCACGACATCACCGCGTACCCGTCAAAGGACCTGGCCGCCGGCGCCTGCATGGGTGACGGCATCCTGCTCGACATCAAGAACCGGGAAGCGCCGCGCGTGATCGAGCGGGTCACCGACACCGAGAACTTCGCGTTCTGGCACTCGGCCACGTTCAACAACGCCGGCACCAAGGTCGTCTTCACCGACGAGCTGGGTGGCGGCGGCGCGGCGACCTGCAACGAGGTGGTCGGGCCGAACCGCGGCGCGGACGCCATCTACGACATCACCGGCCGCGGTGACGCCCGCAAGCTGGCGTTCCGCAGCTACTACAAGATCCCCCGCGTCAACGCGGACACCGAGAACTGCGTGGCGCACAACGGCTCGCTGATCCCGGTGCCCGGCCGCGACATCATGGTCCAGGCGTGGTACCAGGGCGGCATCTCGGTGTGGGACTTCACCGACTCCCGCACGCCCAAGGAGATCGCCTACTGGGAGCGCGGCCCGCTGGACGCCACCCAGTTGCGCACCGGCGGCTCCTGGTCGGCCTACTGGTACAACGGCCACATCTACTCCAGCGACATCCAGAAGGGACTGGACGTGCTGGAGCTGCGCGACCCGCGTACCTGGCTGGCCCAGCTGGTCCGGGTGCCCGAGCTGAACGCGCAGACCCAGGCGGGTTACCTGAGCTGGTGA
- a CDS encoding DUF305 domain-containing protein, with protein sequence MTGRQARVWLPVTALVALLVLGGLALAGRDDTRPAAARPSPAAAAPTTPAATGSAPPVLVPGRPGEPAATHDGGQVRNAAPRFNGLDVWYVRMMIPHHEQALEMATLAPDRAADPRIRAVADRIRAAQGPEVGVLRAWLSTRDLPAEVTGHDHATMRGMQSAEAMRQLTAARGAAFDRLFVQMMTAHHQGAVVMSTDLLKVGADQAMQEFANAVAVEQSTEITRMRALLTR encoded by the coding sequence ATGACCGGCCGGCAGGCACGCGTGTGGCTTCCCGTCACAGCGCTCGTCGCGCTCCTGGTGCTCGGCGGCCTGGCGCTGGCCGGGCGCGACGACACCCGTCCGGCGGCGGCGCGGCCCAGCCCGGCCGCCGCCGCCCCGACCACGCCGGCCGCCACCGGCTCGGCGCCGCCGGTGCTGGTGCCGGGACGCCCGGGCGAGCCGGCCGCCACCCACGACGGCGGGCAGGTCCGCAACGCGGCGCCGCGGTTCAACGGCCTCGACGTCTGGTACGTCCGGATGATGATCCCGCACCACGAGCAGGCGCTGGAGATGGCGACGCTCGCCCCCGACCGGGCCGCCGACCCCCGGATCCGCGCCGTCGCCGACCGGATCCGGGCCGCCCAGGGGCCGGAGGTCGGCGTGCTGCGGGCCTGGCTCAGCACCCGCGACCTGCCCGCCGAGGTCACCGGGCACGACCACGCCACCATGCGCGGGATGCAGTCCGCCGAGGCGATGCGGCAGCTCACCGCCGCCCGGGGCGCGGCGTTCGACCGCCTCTTCGTGCAGATGATGACCGCCCACCACCAGGGCGCGGTGGTGATGTCCACCGACCTGCTCAAGGTCGGCGCGGACCAGGCCATGCAGGAGTTCGCCAACGCGGTGGCCGTCGAGCAGTCGACCGAGATCACCCGCATGCGGGCCCTCCTCACCCGCTGA
- a CDS encoding sensor histidine kinase, whose translation MTVDRLILGRPVRGVAFDAAVSGLVVVFAVLGLLAEQGGRPAFAVGVAMAAALFFRRTHPSAVAVVVAALALAQVIVGWGPLGYDIGVLIALYSVVKYADRSSDGILAGIGAAIGVLLSALSWPGPSPWWAGALYYGLVTGAVWLVGLNVRTRRLYVLSLEERAATAEREREAESRAAVAEERTRIARELHDVVAHSMAVMIVQADGVRFTLDRDPATAREAAKVVADTGRQALEEMRRLVGVLREPSRPEPAAMADEPAHRRPALVELPALLDRFRAAGLRIDCGGAGTPVALPPGLELTVYRVVQESLTNALKHAGVGASVELTLDWAADAVAVRAVDDGRGRPVVRPAPSGGHGLVGMRERVGVYDGSLAAGPTLAGGWRVEARLPLPAAAGTEEGSTAA comes from the coding sequence GTGACCGTGGACCGCCTGATCCTCGGCCGTCCGGTGCGCGGCGTCGCGTTCGACGCCGCCGTCTCCGGGCTGGTCGTCGTGTTCGCCGTGCTCGGCCTCCTGGCCGAGCAGGGCGGCAGGCCGGCGTTCGCGGTCGGCGTGGCGATGGCGGCGGCGTTGTTCTTCCGGCGCACCCACCCGTCCGCGGTCGCCGTCGTGGTGGCCGCGCTCGCGCTGGCCCAGGTGATCGTCGGCTGGGGGCCGCTGGGCTACGACATCGGCGTGCTGATCGCGCTCTACAGCGTGGTCAAGTACGCCGACCGGTCCTCCGACGGCATCCTGGCCGGGATCGGCGCCGCGATCGGCGTGCTGCTCTCCGCGCTCTCCTGGCCCGGGCCGTCGCCCTGGTGGGCGGGCGCGCTCTACTACGGCCTGGTCACCGGCGCGGTCTGGCTGGTCGGGCTGAACGTCCGCACCCGGCGGCTCTACGTGCTCAGCCTGGAGGAGCGCGCCGCGACGGCCGAACGCGAGCGGGAGGCCGAGTCACGGGCCGCGGTGGCCGAGGAACGCACCCGGATCGCCCGCGAGCTGCACGACGTGGTCGCGCACAGCATGGCCGTCATGATCGTGCAGGCGGACGGTGTGCGGTTCACGCTGGACCGGGACCCGGCGACCGCGCGCGAGGCGGCCAAGGTGGTGGCGGACACCGGCCGGCAGGCGCTGGAGGAGATGCGGCGGCTGGTCGGCGTACTCCGGGAACCCAGCCGGCCGGAACCGGCCGCGATGGCGGACGAGCCGGCGCACCGGCGTCCCGCGCTGGTCGAGCTGCCCGCGTTGCTCGACCGGTTCCGCGCCGCCGGGCTCCGGATCGACTGCGGCGGCGCCGGCACGCCGGTGGCGTTGCCGCCCGGCCTGGAGCTGACCGTCTACCGGGTGGTGCAGGAGAGCCTGACCAACGCGCTCAAGCACGCCGGCGTGGGCGCGTCGGTCGAGCTGACGCTCGACTGGGCCGCCGACGCCGTCGCGGTCCGGGCCGTCGACGACGGGCGCGGTCGCCCGGTGGTCCGGCCGGCGCCGTCCGGCGGGCACGGCCTGGTCGGCATGCGGGAACGGGTCGGGGTGTACGACGGCAGCCTCGCCGCCGGCCCCACGCTGGCCGGCGGATGGCGGGTGGAGGCCCGGCTGCCGCTGCCCGCGGCGGCCGGCACGGAGGAAGGGAGCACGGCGGCATGA
- a CDS encoding response regulator transcription factor has protein sequence MTVRVMIVDDQALVRAGFRMVLDSQPDLTVVGEAIDGADALRVLERVEVDVVVMDLRMPTMDGVEATRRICARSDGGRPRVLVLTTFDTEADAFAALRAGASGFLLKNVPPEELLAAIRVVAEGDSVVAPSITRRLLDRFAGQLGPDPTEDPRLTQLTEREREVLLLVAQGLSNAEIAARVHVAEATVKTHVGRILAKLQLRDRVQAVVLAYESGLVTPGG, from the coding sequence ATGACCGTGCGGGTGATGATCGTCGACGACCAGGCGCTGGTGCGCGCCGGCTTCCGGATGGTGCTCGACTCCCAACCGGACCTGACGGTGGTCGGCGAGGCCATCGACGGCGCGGACGCGCTGCGGGTGCTGGAGCGGGTCGAGGTCGACGTGGTGGTGATGGACCTGCGCATGCCCACCATGGACGGGGTGGAGGCGACCCGGCGGATCTGCGCCCGGTCGGACGGGGGCCGGCCGCGCGTGCTGGTGCTCACCACGTTCGACACCGAGGCGGACGCGTTCGCCGCGCTGCGCGCCGGGGCGAGCGGCTTCCTGCTCAAGAACGTGCCGCCGGAGGAGTTGCTGGCCGCGATCCGGGTGGTCGCCGAGGGCGACTCGGTGGTCGCGCCGTCGATCACCCGGCGGCTGCTCGACCGGTTCGCCGGGCAGCTCGGCCCGGACCCGACCGAGGACCCGCGGCTGACCCAGCTCACCGAGCGCGAACGGGAGGTGCTGCTGCTCGTGGCGCAGGGGCTGTCCAACGCCGAGATCGCCGCCCGGGTGCACGTCGCCGAGGCGACCGTGAAGACCCACGTCGGCCGGATCCTGGCCAAGCTCCAGCTCCGCGACCGGGTCCAGGCCGTCGTGCTGGCGTACGAGAGCGGGCTGGTGACGCCCGGCGGCTGA
- a CDS encoding ABC transporter ATP-binding protein, translating into MPATPTTGVALAARDLRKEYGVGQSRVVALDGLDLDLAAARFTAVMGPSGSGKSTLLHCLAGLDRPSAGTVRIGEADLARLDDRRLTRLRRDRIGFVFQRFNLLPTLTAEENVVLPLAIAGRRPDPAWLRQVVAAVGLTDRLGHRPAELSGGQQQRVAVARALVTRPWVIFADEPTGNLDSRSGAEVLRLLREAVDMLGQTVVMVTHDPAAAAYADRVVFLADGRLVDELHRPTTGQVRDALGRLDPAVAPVGR; encoded by the coding sequence TTGCCCGCAACCCCTACCACCGGCGTCGCGCTCGCCGCCCGTGACCTGCGCAAGGAGTACGGCGTCGGGCAGTCCCGCGTCGTCGCCCTGGACGGCCTCGACCTCGACCTGGCCGCCGCCCGGTTCACCGCCGTGATGGGCCCCTCCGGCTCCGGCAAGTCGACGCTGCTGCACTGCCTCGCCGGCCTGGACCGGCCGTCGGCCGGCACGGTCCGCATCGGCGAGGCGGACCTGGCCCGGCTCGACGACCGTCGGCTCACCCGGCTGCGGCGGGACCGGATCGGTTTCGTCTTCCAGCGGTTCAACCTGCTGCCCACGCTGACCGCCGAGGAGAACGTCGTGCTGCCGCTGGCCATCGCCGGCCGGCGGCCCGACCCGGCCTGGCTGCGGCAGGTGGTGGCCGCGGTCGGGCTGACCGACCGCCTCGGTCACCGGCCGGCCGAGCTCAGCGGCGGCCAGCAGCAGCGGGTCGCGGTGGCCCGGGCGCTGGTCACCCGCCCCTGGGTGATCTTCGCCGACGAGCCGACCGGCAACCTCGACTCCCGCTCCGGCGCCGAGGTGCTGCGGCTGCTGCGCGAGGCGGTGGACATGCTCGGCCAGACCGTCGTCATGGTCACCCACGACCCGGCCGCCGCGGCGTACGCCGACCGGGTGGTCTTTCTGGCCGACGGCCGGCTCGTCGACGAACTGCACCGGCCGACCACCGGCCAGGTCCGCGACGCGCTCGGCCGGCTCGACCCGGCCGTGGCGCCGGTGGGGCGGTGA
- a CDS encoding FtsX-like permease family protein: MLRLTLRQVRAEGLRLLLSSLAIVLGVAFVAGTLMLTDGMRAGAYERAGAFDRHTDLAAYAGSRPLPPALVDRVRRVDGVAAAAGELTGTAGVVGADGRPVLGYAVLAAIPTEPALQSYDVVAGRLPQRAGELVLDERTVAGQRFVLGAPVRIGGASGAARPYTLVGAVDVADTTRDVGGPFIGLTGADALTVGDGRGYGRIMVAARPGVDVAALADRVRAVVGPGVPVRDRAAVLDAAVADAVRDLRQFELLLGTFAAVAVVVAGFVIANTFAIVLAQRSRRTALLRLVGATRGQVYRATLAEAALTGLLASAVGVLAGTALSAALGALLGGAGAPVAGGITVTARTVLLSLGLGVLLTVLSAALPAWQGTRVAPVAALTDAATRPARPAGRVRLAVGALVLAAGVAALLGAGATGQVPLVAAGGLLAFGGIVAFGPVLVPALVRVLGAPLGALVGAPAALAVANAVRNPRRVAATATAMVIGIGLVSSFVVGAGSVKVGIERAVDARVGVDFLVTGIGGELPAGLVDELAARPELGVVHEQRSRVTDGVEVRAAHPALVGRTLSAVDAGDPGAFGPGSVLVHRELAAARGWTVGATVTVAGRPFRVAAVVADDRPASAGSPVPAGHVVDLVDGDFRGLFPAERGYLAEVDPADGVSPDVARSVVESVVTRYPTVNVLDQAAYKRMLTGTVDLVLGFVTALLGLAVVISLVGVANTLSLSVVERTRETAVLRAVGLSRAGMRAALAVEAVLTALVGTVLGVALGIAVAAGAMAVVARVGGDFTVVLPWGRLGLIVAVAVLAALLASVLPARRALARPVVAALGAD, from the coding sequence ATGCTGCGGCTGACCCTGCGCCAGGTACGCGCCGAGGGCCTGCGCCTGCTGCTCTCCTCGCTGGCGATCGTGCTCGGTGTCGCGTTCGTCGCCGGCACGCTCATGCTCACCGACGGCATGCGGGCCGGGGCGTACGAGCGGGCCGGCGCGTTCGACAGGCACACCGACCTGGCCGCGTACGCCGGCTCCCGGCCCCTGCCGCCGGCCCTGGTCGACCGGGTCCGCCGGGTCGACGGGGTGGCCGCCGCCGCGGGGGAGCTGACCGGCACCGCCGGAGTGGTCGGCGCGGACGGCCGGCCCGTGCTCGGGTACGCGGTCCTCGCCGCCATCCCCACCGAACCGGCCCTTCAGTCGTACGACGTGGTCGCCGGGCGGCTGCCGCAGCGCGCGGGTGAGCTGGTGCTCGACGAGCGGACCGTCGCCGGGCAGCGGTTCGTGCTCGGCGCACCGGTCCGGATCGGCGGCGCGAGCGGCGCGGCGCGGCCGTACACGCTTGTCGGCGCCGTCGACGTGGCCGACACCACCCGCGACGTCGGCGGCCCGTTCATCGGCCTGACCGGCGCGGACGCCCTCACCGTCGGCGACGGGCGCGGATATGGGCGGATCATGGTCGCCGCCCGGCCCGGGGTGGACGTCGCGGCGTTGGCCGACCGGGTCCGGGCCGTGGTGGGGCCGGGCGTGCCGGTCCGGGACCGCGCGGCCGTGCTCGACGCGGCGGTCGCCGACGCGGTCCGTGACCTGCGGCAGTTCGAGCTGCTGCTGGGCACGTTCGCGGCGGTGGCGGTGGTGGTGGCCGGCTTCGTGATCGCCAACACCTTCGCCATCGTGCTCGCCCAACGCTCCCGGCGCACCGCGCTGCTCCGGCTGGTCGGCGCGACCCGGGGACAGGTCTACCGCGCCACGCTGGCCGAGGCGGCGCTGACCGGGCTGCTCGCCTCGGCGGTCGGCGTGCTGGCCGGCACGGCGCTGTCCGCCGCGCTGGGCGCGCTGCTGGGCGGCGCCGGGGCGCCGGTGGCCGGCGGGATCACCGTGACGGCCCGCACGGTGCTGCTCTCGCTCGGGTTGGGCGTGCTGCTCACCGTGCTGTCCGCCGCGCTGCCGGCCTGGCAGGGCACCCGGGTCGCGCCGGTGGCCGCGTTGACCGACGCGGCGACCCGGCCGGCCCGCCCGGCCGGCCGGGTCCGCCTCGCGGTCGGGGCGCTGGTGCTCGCCGCCGGCGTGGCGGCGCTGCTCGGCGCCGGGGCCACCGGGCAGGTGCCGCTGGTGGCGGCCGGTGGACTGCTGGCCTTCGGCGGCATCGTGGCGTTCGGTCCGGTCCTGGTGCCGGCGCTGGTCCGGGTGCTGGGCGCGCCGCTGGGCGCGCTGGTCGGCGCCCCGGCGGCGCTGGCCGTGGCGAACGCGGTGCGCAACCCGCGCCGGGTCGCGGCCACCGCCACGGCCATGGTCATCGGGATCGGGCTGGTCTCGTCGTTCGTGGTCGGCGCCGGCAGCGTCAAGGTCGGCATCGAGCGCGCGGTGGACGCCCGGGTCGGGGTGGACTTCCTGGTCACCGGCATCGGTGGGGAGCTGCCGGCCGGGCTCGTCGACGAGCTGGCCGCCCGGCCGGAACTGGGCGTGGTGCACGAGCAGCGCAGCCGGGTGACCGACGGCGTCGAGGTGCGGGCCGCGCACCCGGCGCTGGTCGGGCGGACGTTGTCCGCCGTGGACGCCGGCGATCCGGGCGCGTTCGGGCCGGGCTCGGTGCTGGTGCACCGCGAGCTGGCCGCCGCCCGCGGCTGGACGGTCGGCGCGACGGTCACCGTGGCCGGCCGGCCGTTCCGGGTCGCCGCGGTGGTGGCGGACGACCGGCCGGCGTCGGCCGGCAGCCCGGTGCCGGCCGGGCACGTGGTGGACCTGGTGGACGGCGACTTCCGCGGCCTGTTCCCCGCCGAGCGCGGCTACCTGGCCGAGGTCGACCCGGCGGACGGGGTGAGCCCGGACGTCGCCCGGTCCGTCGTGGAGTCGGTGGTGACCCGCTATCCGACGGTCAACGTGTTGGACCAGGCCGCCTACAAGCGGATGCTCACCGGCACCGTCGATCTGGTGCTGGGCTTCGTGACGGCGCTGCTCGGCCTGGCGGTGGTCATCTCGCTGGTGGGGGTCGCCAACACGCTGAGCCTGTCGGTGGTGGAGCGGACCCGGGAGACCGCCGTGCTACGCGCGGTCGGCCTGAGCCGCGCCGGGATGCGGGCGGCGCTCGCGGTCGAGGCGGTGCTCACCGCGCTGGTCGGCACCGTGCTCGGCGTCGCGCTGGGCATCGCCGTCGCGGCCGGCGCGATGGCGGTGGTGGCCCGCGTCGGTGGCGACTTCACCGTGGTGCTGCCGTGGGGGCGGCTCGGGCTGATCGTGGCGGTGGCGGTGCTGGCCGCGCTGCTCGCCTCCGTCCTGCCGGCCCGGCGCGCGCTGGCCCGGCCGGTGGTGGCGGCGCTCGGCGCGGACTGA
- a CDS encoding serine/threonine-protein kinase: MLTSDVVLSGRYRLDDRVATGGMGDVWRAKDLVLGRQVAVKVLLPALVRDPDFIARFRSEARIMASLRHPGVVQVFDCGEDELPDGSRADYLVMEFVAGEPLSRRIEDAGHLEVAETMSIVAQVAQALHGAHGRGIVHRDVKPSNLLVQDDGTVVLVDFGVARSTNVTSITSTNAVPGTALYMAPEQAAGRPVTGATDVYALGAVAYCCLTGSPPFTGDNPLQVAVRHLDDEPPELPAEIPAPVRELVARALAKDPADRYPSAAAMADAARAARTDSPTATVPAALRGAAGPGHTRDEQPVTRPAAVVAPPRRPGRRGALVGAAGAVLVAVTALGALLAAAREADAPATRIDSTRPAVAPSNSVADTAVTGGPSADDEDYTYRPVGPNERPSASTSVTPSASPSASTEPSPSRTPSTAPTAPSTAPTTSSPPVETTAPTETTTTTTAPADGGGDAGGQPVGRP, from the coding sequence ATGCTCACCTCCGACGTCGTACTCAGCGGTCGGTACCGCCTGGATGACCGTGTCGCCACCGGCGGCATGGGCGACGTCTGGCGGGCCAAGGACCTGGTGCTCGGCCGCCAGGTGGCGGTCAAGGTGCTGCTTCCCGCGCTGGTCCGTGACCCGGACTTCATCGCCCGGTTCCGCTCCGAGGCGCGGATCATGGCGTCGCTGCGCCACCCCGGTGTGGTCCAGGTCTTCGACTGCGGCGAGGACGAGCTGCCCGACGGCAGCCGGGCCGACTACCTGGTCATGGAGTTCGTCGCCGGCGAGCCGCTGTCCCGGCGGATCGAGGACGCCGGCCACCTCGAGGTCGCCGAGACCATGTCGATCGTCGCGCAGGTGGCCCAGGCGCTGCACGGGGCGCACGGCCGGGGCATCGTCCACCGCGACGTCAAGCCGAGCAACCTGCTCGTGCAGGACGACGGCACCGTGGTCCTGGTCGACTTCGGCGTGGCCCGCTCGACCAACGTCACCAGCATCACCAGCACCAACGCGGTGCCCGGCACCGCCCTCTACATGGCGCCCGAGCAGGCCGCCGGCCGGCCGGTCACCGGCGCGACCGACGTCTACGCGCTCGGCGCGGTGGCCTACTGCTGCCTGACCGGCAGCCCGCCGTTCACCGGCGACAACCCGCTCCAGGTCGCCGTGCGCCACCTCGACGACGAGCCGCCGGAGCTGCCGGCGGAGATCCCGGCGCCGGTCCGCGAGCTGGTGGCCCGGGCGCTGGCGAAGGACCCCGCCGACCGCTACCCGAGCGCCGCGGCGATGGCCGACGCGGCCCGGGCGGCGCGTACCGACTCGCCCACCGCGACGGTGCCGGCGGCGCTGCGCGGCGCGGCCGGGCCGGGGCACACCCGCGACGAGCAGCCGGTGACCCGGCCGGCGGCCGTGGTCGCGCCGCCGCGCCGCCCCGGCCGGCGCGGCGCGCTGGTCGGCGCGGCGGGCGCGGTGCTGGTGGCGGTGACCGCCCTGGGCGCGCTGCTGGCCGCCGCCCGGGAAGCGGACGCGCCGGCCACCCGGATCGACTCCACCCGGCCCGCGGTGGCGCCGAGCAACTCGGTCGCGGACACCGCGGTCACCGGGGGGCCGTCGGCGGACGACGAGGACTACACCTACCGTCCGGTCGGTCCGAACGAGCGGCCCTCGGCCTCGACCTCGGTGACGCCGAGCGCCTCGCCCAGCGCGTCGACCGAGCCGAGCCCGTCGCGCACGCCGTCGACGGCGCCGACCGCGCCGAGCACCGCGCCGACCACCAGCTCGCCCCCGGTCGAGACCACCGCGCCGACCGAGACCACCACCACGACGACCGCCCCGGCCGACGGCGGCGGTGACGCGGGCGGGCAGCCGGTCGGCCGCCCCTGA